The following DNA comes from Brassica oleracea var. oleracea cultivar TO1000 chromosome C5, BOL, whole genome shotgun sequence.
TCTCAACAATTCATGTTGTTTTCAATCCGTTGCAAGAGAATAACTATAGTTTTATGATTTTTAATGTATAATTTTGTTAAATGAATTCATCTCGAATGATTTTTTACTAGACTAAATTTACATGCTAAATCATATTTCAACAACAATCATAAATTTTATTTTCGTCTCATTTGGTGAAACTCAACTATAGGATAATTTCTAGGCACATCATTTTCTATGAACTAGACCACATCATCTGTAACAATATGATGTGACGTTGATTTCAAAAATCATCTTGAAGTCAAAAGAAGAATGATTTTTTTTTTAACATTTCACAAAAACACATGAACAGGTATCAGTTTGTAACTTCTTTTTGCTGATAAATAAATATGATACTTTAAAAAGCAAATTTACGATGAAGAGATTTTTTAACCATAGTTATGCAACAGATGACATGATAACCGGCGTGGTGTTGTGGTTGGTGGTATTTTTATTTGCTTGCCGAGGTCGAAGCTTTCCTTGCTTATCTTATACTCCCTCCGTTCCTAAAATATGTATGTTCTGGAAAGAAAAAAATTATTTTAAAAAGATACATTTTTTACTTTTTCAATGTATGAATTTACGAAAAAATTGTGAATTTTTAAAAAATTAATGGTGTTTATTGAATTTCTATTAACTTAAAATTATGGAAAATTGTTATTCATAAAAAACAATGCATATTTGATGAGTTTACTTTTATCACTTAAACTTAAATGAAGGGTAGACTTGTAATTTTTTGGTCATCATCTCCTCCAACCCCTGCGAACTGCAAACAAGCCGCACACCGTTTTTGCGCCTATTAAACGCTCTCGGCGCCCGCTATTTTGAACGTGACTATGGATGTAGTAGATGAGTGGGGACGCAAAGCCGCCGGAGAATCAATAACTCCTTTCTTCTCGCACCCATCAGATTCGCAGCTACTCTTCTCTTCTCCCTCACTCTCTCCTCCGATTCTCCACCGCGTCCCTCACCTAACTCACGCCCGGTTTCTCACCGTCTCCGGAGGCATCCCTCCGTCGTCTTCTTCCGCAATCGAGTCCTCCTTCCGTATCCCACATCCTAACGACGAAGCCGCTAGGGTTCTCTCCTACAACCGCCTCCAGTTTCTTCCTTTCCCGGGTAAAGGTTCCGTCTTGGTTTTTTTCCCCACAGGAACTAACCTCGATCAAATCGGGTTCGTGGTGGTTTCCCTCTCCGGTGATGACATCAAAGTCATGGGTTTGGATAAAGATGAAGCCTTTGTAGCGAAAGAGCGGTTCTTTTCTAGAGTTTTGAAGATATCAGTGCAACCGAGTAGTGATCTGAGAGTGTGCAATGATGTGGGTTACGTTATGGTTTGTTTGCTGTTTTCGGTTCATTGGTACTGTGTCAAGTACGATGAGTCTCGAGGCAGGCCGGTTTTGAGTTACATTGGAGGTCAGCAGTTTAAGAGTTCTTCTGTTGCTAGCGCTTGTTGGAGCTCTCAGCTTACTGGAGAGTGTTTGGTTCTGTTAGAGAACGGCGAAGTCTTTGTGTTTGAACTTAACGAGAGGCATGGCCGTGGATTCAGAGGTTGCAAGATGCAAGTTTCTTGGGAGGATCATCAAGGGAAGAGTTGGTTAGGGTGTGAGTTTGGTTGGAGGCTTGGGACTTTTATCGTTGCTCGGTCTGATGCAGTCTTTGTTATCACCAGAAGCTCTGGGAGTTGTTGTAGTGTGAGAGCTTTGTTGGAGTCTGAGAGTCTGGACATGGCTGGAACTGAAGAGTTTGTTGCGTTTGCCAAGGCGGGTAGTAACGATAGTTTTCGGTTTCTTCTTGCTTCTAGTAGCTATATGTATCTTTGTGATCAGAGGTCAGGAGTGCCTTTGTTGAAATGGCAGCACGATGTTGAGAAGCCTTGCTTTATGGATGTCTATAGCTTGTCCGATCTCGGGTTTCGGACAGATAAATCAACTACTTCCTGCGTTGTAGTAGGTTCGTTTTGGAATGCAGAGTCTCAGATGTTCTGTTATGGACCTTCTCCTTCTGTTGCCAATGATTCTTCTTCCTTGTATGTTTGGGAGCTTCCACACAATCTACTCTCACCAGCTGGTAAATGTCTATGTGGAGATTGTGCAATTAAAGAAGTGATAATGAAAGAGTCTCTCCCTGTGTGGATTGATTGGCAGAAGAAGAGAGTTCTTGTTCTTGGTTTTGGAGTTTTAAACAAGTACCTTCCACCACTCAGTTCATCAGATGAGTTTACTTTGATTCAGTTAAAATCCTCGGGGAAGCTAGAAGCACTCAAGTTTCGTTCTTCTCCTAGCTTGGGAGGAGTAGTGACTCACAGAGACTCCACCTCTGACGAGGTGAACTTATTGTACTTCCCTGATGATAACATATACAAACTCCCTCGTCGGTTCAAGTACCTCGAACTAGACTATCTCTCTGCTTACACAAAAGGGAACCTCGCCAAGTTCTTAGAATCGAGGATGAGTAAAAAGAGATCCTCAGGAGGTTCGAAGAAGAAGAGCGATCCTCTTAGCTTAACCTACCATGAGGAGCTATGCGAGAAGCTGAATCTCTGCGGGTTCGGTAGAGATAGATGCTCCTCCACAGTTACTGCAGTCTTCGACAGTATCAACTCACCAACAAGCGTTTTCGATATCGCGTTGAGAGAGACCTGGTCAAGCTTACCTATAGAGCTTTTGTTGCTTGCGTTCTCAAACTACACTGAGGTTGAAGGTGTTCTGTTAGACAAGAAGAAACCGTCTCTCGAGTTCTTATCTGTTCCTGACTTGCCACAGTTGCCGCCTTTCCTCTTAAGGAAACCGTCACGGAGAAGTAGCAAATGGTCGAAGAAGGTGCGGCCTGGTGTTGACCTCATTGGTCCTGTTCTCCCACTCCCAGTCCTCTTAACATTACACGAGCTCCGCAACGGCTGTGTAAATTCAGAACAACAAGAGTTATTCTCGCCAGATGCAGAGTTCGCTGAGAGGTGCAACCAAATCTCCAAAGCGGCTAGTGAAATGACGAACTCAGGTGCAGGTGAGACAATCATATCACTTGACGATGACATGTGGCTTTCACAGAAGGAGAAGAAGCGGTTCATTGCTTATTCTCCAATCACAAAGACGGATGATTCAGAAGAGCTCACAAAGTTTGTCTCCAAAGTGCGTCGTAAAGACAGTGATGATGATGTTGTAGG
Coding sequences within:
- the LOC106296052 gene encoding uncharacterized protein LOC106296052; this encodes MDVVDEWGRKAAGESITPFFSHPSDSQLLFSSPSLSPPILHRVPHLTHARFLTVSGGIPPSSSSAIESSFRIPHPNDEAARVLSYNRLQFLPFPGKGSVLVFFPTGTNLDQIGFVVVSLSGDDIKVMGLDKDEAFVAKERFFSRVLKISVQPSSDLRVCNDVGYVMVCLLFSVHWYCVKYDESRGRPVLSYIGGQQFKSSSVASACWSSQLTGECLVLLENGEVFVFELNERHGRGFRGCKMQVSWEDHQGKSWLGCEFGWRLGTFIVARSDAVFVITRSSGSCCSVRALLESESLDMAGTEEFVAFAKAGSNDSFRFLLASSSYMYLCDQRSGVPLLKWQHDVEKPCFMDVYSLSDLGFRTDKSTTSCVVVGSFWNAESQMFCYGPSPSVANDSSSLYVWELPHNLLSPAGKCLCGDCAIKEVIMKESLPVWIDWQKKRVLVLGFGVLNKYLPPLSSSDEFTLIQLKSSGKLEALKFRSSPSLGGVVTHRDSTSDEVNLLYFPDDNIYKLPRRFKYLELDYLSAYTKGNLAKFLESRMSKKRSSGGSKKKSDPLSLTYHEELCEKLNLCGFGRDRCSSTVTAVFDSINSPTSVFDIALRETWSSLPIELLLLAFSNYTEVEGVLLDKKKPSLEFLSVPDLPQLPPFLLRKPSRRSSKWSKKVRPGVDLIGPVLPLPVLLTLHELRNGCVNSEQQELFSPDAEFAERCNQISKAASEMTNSGAGETIISLDDDMWLSQKEKKRFIAYSPITKTDDSEELTKFVSKVRRKDSDDDVVGGGRSGLELLDDMSPVEICFEDRDASFDMKALFMCKALVSQWQDRSTPYQDFLSQYHLHK